Proteins from a genomic interval of Fervidobacterium gondwanense DSM 13020:
- a CDS encoding ABC transporter permease, protein MLLFTGIFSSVIGVTAAWFVVRYDFPLRNFFSWALVLPLAFPPYVGAYTYSNLLSYTGPVQLFLRSLGIQVNQEYFDIMNIKGAIFIYTVFLFPYVYLIARSFIQKESGSLIEVSRTLGKNAWEIFFKVVLPISRGPIIAGVSLVLMEVLNDYGVVKYFGIQTLSTTIFTAWFNMGDLTAAKKVASTLMVFVFVLLFIERFSRRRKRYEYTTTKVKPLNREKLGGLKGVLVSLFAFAIFSIGFLIPLIQIIYSASFSLNLLLNSELIVFVLNSLKIAITATIVIVVFSLIIANTVRIATNGFIKSYRELATFGYSVPGAVVAIGILYVIFSLNNVLFNGNAGFLLSSTTVILLFAYLIRFLAVGYSSIEAGFQKIGKSFFEASRTLGHGVTATFFKVDLPMLRPAVVSAILLVMLEIFKELPLTLILRPFNFETLATKIYQYTSDEMLPEASVLSLILVLICTAGVYLVTHLNTKEVK, encoded by the coding sequence ATGCTGCTGTTCACCGGAATATTTTCATCTGTAATCGGCGTTACGGCGGCATGGTTTGTGGTCCGCTACGACTTTCCACTGAGGAACTTCTTTTCGTGGGCACTTGTCTTGCCCCTGGCTTTCCCACCATACGTAGGGGCTTATACTTACAGCAATTTGCTTAGTTACACAGGACCTGTTCAGCTGTTTTTGAGAAGTCTCGGAATTCAAGTCAATCAAGAGTACTTCGATATTATGAATATCAAAGGTGCAATATTCATCTACACAGTTTTCCTATTTCCTTATGTATATCTTATCGCAAGATCTTTTATCCAAAAAGAATCTGGTTCACTGATTGAAGTCTCAAGAACGCTCGGGAAAAATGCATGGGAGATTTTCTTTAAAGTCGTTTTGCCAATATCGCGTGGTCCAATAATTGCCGGAGTTAGCCTCGTGCTCATGGAAGTTTTGAACGACTATGGCGTGGTAAAGTACTTTGGGATTCAGACACTCAGCACAACTATTTTCACAGCATGGTTCAACATGGGCGATCTGACAGCAGCTAAAAAAGTAGCTTCCACGCTCATGGTTTTCGTATTCGTATTATTATTCATAGAGAGGTTTTCGAGAAGAAGGAAAAGATATGAATACACGACAACGAAAGTAAAGCCTCTAAACCGTGAAAAGCTTGGTGGTCTCAAAGGTGTCTTGGTCAGTCTCTTCGCCTTTGCCATATTTTCAATCGGCTTTCTAATTCCACTAATACAGATAATCTATTCGGCTTCTTTCTCACTCAATTTACTACTTAATTCAGAACTTATTGTTTTTGTCCTTAATTCGTTGAAGATAGCCATCACTGCAACAATTGTTATTGTAGTCTTTTCTCTGATTATCGCGAATACCGTCAGAATAGCAACAAACGGTTTCATTAAATCGTATAGGGAATTGGCGACTTTTGGATATTCCGTACCCGGTGCTGTTGTGGCTATCGGAATTTTGTATGTAATCTTCTCTCTAAATAACGTGTTATTTAACGGCAACGCCGGTTTCTTGCTCAGTTCAACGACGGTAATTCTTTTATTTGCGTACCTGATAAGATTTCTCGCAGTTGGTTACAGCTCGATAGAAGCTGGTTTTCAAAAGATTGGCAAGTCTTTTTTTGAAGCTTCAAGAACGCTCGGGCACGGTGTGACTGCCACGTTTTTCAAGGTTGACTTGCCAATGCTTAGGCCAGCTGTCGTAAGTGCTATACTCCTTGTCATGCTTGAAATCTTTAAAGAACTGCCGCTAACATTAATCCTCAGGCCATTCAACTTTGAAACGCTCGCAACAAAGATCTATCAGTACACTTCCGACGAAATGCTCCCTGAGGCATCTGTTTTGTCTTTAATACTCGTTCTTATTTGTACTGCAGGAGTTTATTTAGTAACTCATCTGAACACAAAAGAGGTGAAGTGA
- a CDS encoding ABC transporter ATP-binding protein, with translation MFLEIKDLYFRYRNSKDYALKNVNFSVEEGEIICILGESGSGKSTLLRLISGLEIPQQGSIRIAGKTMVDDVTFVPPEKRNVGFVFQDYVLFPHLNVSQNILFGVREKDKSKREEILYRILKMLKIEELRDRYPYQLSGGQQQRVALARALAMDPSMVLLDEPFSNLDATLQESIRREIKDIIKSTGKTCIFVSHDKEDAIELADKIAIIHKGEIIFYAVNSVFRSSILNQEIPAHLA, from the coding sequence ATGTTCTTAGAAATCAAAGATTTATATTTTCGCTATAGAAATTCGAAAGATTACGCTCTCAAGAACGTAAATTTCAGCGTAGAAGAAGGAGAAATTATATGCATCTTAGGCGAGAGTGGAAGCGGAAAGAGCACTCTTCTTCGTTTAATCTCCGGACTGGAAATACCACAGCAAGGTAGCATTAGAATTGCAGGAAAAACAATGGTAGATGACGTGACGTTCGTTCCACCTGAAAAGAGAAATGTCGGATTTGTGTTTCAAGATTACGTACTTTTCCCACACCTTAATGTATCGCAAAATATACTCTTCGGTGTTCGTGAAAAAGATAAGTCAAAAAGAGAAGAGATTCTTTATAGAATATTGAAAATGCTGAAAATTGAGGAATTAAGAGATAGATATCCGTACCAGCTCAGCGGCGGGCAACAGCAGAGAGTGGCACTCGCACGTGCATTAGCGATGGACCCGTCTATGGTATTGTTAGATGAGCCTTTTAGCAATCTCGATGCGACCCTTCAAGAAAGCATACGACGAGAAATTAAAGATATAATCAAATCAACTGGAAAAACCTGCATCTTTGTCTCTCATGACAAAGAAGACGCTATAGAGCTAGCCGACAAGATTGCAATTATACATAAGGGCGAAATAATCTTCTACGCAGTGAATTCTGTTTTTCGTTCTTCAATTCTAAACCAAGAGATACCTGCTCATCTCGCATAA
- a CDS encoding GNAT family N-acetyltransferase, which yields MDGTRETTLGIKSEMITKSEEYIRDLGPNDHVFVARITENGEKKVVGFIGLHVNTNPRQGHSARLGIAVHKDYKGRGIGRALSNEILDLADNWSRLLRIKLVVFVDNERAIKLYESLGFQIEGIKKYAAVKEGKYADIYIMARYNL from the coding sequence ATGGATGGTACAAGGGAGACAACACTCGGTATTAAGAGTGAAATGATAACAAAATCCGAAGAGTATATAAGGGATTTGGGACCAAACGACCATGTGTTTGTGGCAAGGATAACAGAAAACGGAGAAAAGAAAGTAGTTGGATTTATTGGACTTCATGTGAACACAAACCCGAGACAAGGACACTCTGCACGCCTCGGCATTGCAGTTCACAAGGATTACAAGGGTAGAGGAATAGGTAGAGCATTATCAAATGAAATCTTAGACTTGGCAGATAATTGGTCGAGACTACTAAGAATCAAACTTGTGGTTTTTGTTGATAACGAGAGAGCCATAAAACTTTATGAATCCTTAGGATTTCAAATAGAGGGAATAAAGAAATACGCTGCAGTTAAAGAGGGAAAGTATGCGGACATCTATATAATGGCGAGATACAACTTGTGA
- the bglX gene encoding beta-glucosidase BglX: MGRKKVDIKKLLQSMTLKEKIGQLVQLAPFLFKDSAKGIVTGPMEWLGIKDSDVWNAGSVLGTAGAEETIEIQKMYLERNQKKIPLMFMADIIHGYRTIFPIPLALGCTWDEKLVEKAARVSAIEASAGGVHVTFSPMVDLVRDPRWGRVMESTGEDPYLNSVMARAFVRGYQGDDISKEGNIASCVKHFAAYGAVEGGREYNTVDISERMLREFYLPAYKAAIDEGCKMVMTSFNTVNSIPSSGNKWLLRGILRGEWGFDGVTISDWGAIKELIPHGVAEDEKEAAEKAIKAGADIDMMTGCYAKNLEKLVKEGKVDEKLIDEAVYRILKLKEELGLFENPFKGADKEKEKQIVLCDEHRRIAREVAAASVVLLKNQDVLPFDKNIRKLAIIGPYSDEHAILGPWSWQGKWEESVSLKEGIANKIGESKVLVAKGCEIEGESDSQFKKSLRQALKAANEADIIVLALGEHYDMSGEARSRAFITLPGRQEELAREIIKLGKPTVVVLFNGRPLEIRELYNIAPAILEAWFPGTEGGNAIADILFGDKNPSAKLTMSFPYTVGQIPVYYNHFNTGRPKPSEDSTERFCSHYIDIPNAPLLPFGFGLSYTEFKYSKVKLDKKVLTQDSVIKASVKVKNVGRYPGDEIVQLYIRDMVASVVRPVKELKGFKKIHLEVGEEKEVVFEIREEMLRFHNENMEYVSEKGKFQLMIGPNSKDVQTVEFELR, from the coding sequence GTGGGAAGGAAGAAAGTAGATATCAAGAAACTGCTACAGTCTATGACATTAAAAGAAAAAATAGGACAGTTGGTGCAATTAGCACCATTCCTTTTCAAAGATAGTGCTAAAGGTATAGTAACAGGTCCTATGGAATGGCTCGGAATTAAGGATTCTGATGTGTGGAACGCTGGTTCTGTGTTGGGAACAGCGGGAGCTGAAGAAACAATAGAAATACAGAAGATGTACTTAGAAAGAAACCAAAAGAAAATCCCCCTTATGTTCATGGCTGACATCATCCACGGATACAGGACGATATTCCCTATTCCACTGGCGCTTGGCTGTACTTGGGATGAGAAGTTAGTTGAGAAAGCAGCAAGGGTATCTGCGATAGAAGCTTCAGCAGGTGGTGTGCACGTAACGTTCTCACCTATGGTTGACCTCGTCAGAGATCCAAGATGGGGAAGAGTTATGGAGTCGACAGGAGAAGATCCATATTTGAACAGCGTTATGGCACGTGCATTTGTGAGAGGTTACCAAGGAGATGATATTTCAAAAGAAGGAAACATCGCATCCTGTGTAAAGCACTTTGCAGCGTACGGAGCGGTGGAAGGTGGAAGAGAGTACAATACCGTTGATATCTCTGAAAGGATGCTTAGGGAATTTTACCTGCCTGCATATAAGGCAGCTATCGATGAAGGGTGCAAGATGGTTATGACTTCATTCAACACCGTCAACAGCATACCTTCATCAGGCAACAAGTGGCTCTTGAGAGGCATTTTGAGAGGCGAATGGGGATTTGACGGCGTAACTATATCCGACTGGGGTGCGATAAAGGAACTTATTCCTCACGGAGTTGCAGAGGACGAAAAGGAAGCTGCCGAGAAGGCTATAAAAGCTGGCGCTGATATAGACATGATGACAGGATGCTATGCTAAGAATTTGGAGAAGTTAGTCAAAGAAGGGAAAGTAGACGAAAAACTCATCGATGAAGCTGTCTACAGGATACTAAAACTCAAGGAAGAGCTTGGCTTGTTTGAAAATCCATTCAAAGGCGCAGACAAAGAAAAGGAAAAACAAATTGTCTTATGTGATGAACATAGAAGGATTGCACGCGAAGTGGCAGCGGCATCAGTTGTTCTGCTGAAAAACCAAGATGTTTTACCATTTGATAAAAACATCAGAAAATTGGCTATAATAGGTCCTTATTCCGATGAACACGCTATCTTAGGTCCTTGGTCCTGGCAGGGAAAATGGGAAGAATCCGTCTCGTTGAAAGAAGGAATCGCCAACAAGATAGGCGAAAGCAAAGTCTTAGTTGCAAAGGGCTGTGAAATCGAAGGCGAGAGTGATTCGCAGTTCAAGAAATCGCTCAGACAAGCTTTGAAAGCAGCAAACGAAGCCGATATAATAGTCCTCGCACTTGGTGAGCATTATGACATGAGCGGAGAAGCAAGGAGCAGAGCGTTTATAACTTTGCCAGGAAGGCAAGAGGAATTGGCAAGAGAAATTATAAAACTTGGAAAGCCCACAGTTGTTGTACTCTTCAACGGAAGGCCATTAGAGATTAGAGAGCTGTACAACATTGCACCCGCAATCCTCGAAGCATGGTTCCCGGGCACAGAAGGTGGAAATGCAATCGCAGACATATTGTTCGGCGACAAAAACCCTTCAGCCAAGTTAACTATGAGTTTCCCATACACAGTTGGTCAGATACCAGTGTATTACAACCATTTCAATACAGGAAGGCCAAAACCAAGCGAAGATAGCACAGAAAGATTCTGCTCGCACTACATAGACATACCCAACGCACCTTTATTACCTTTCGGATTTGGGCTAAGCTATACGGAATTTAAATACTCAAAGGTTAAGTTAGACAAGAAAGTCTTAACTCAGGACAGTGTAATCAAAGCAAGTGTAAAAGTCAAGAACGTCGGAAGATATCCTGGAGATGAAATAGTCCAACTTTACATAAGGGACATGGTAGCAAGTGTTGTCAGGCCGGTTAAAGAATTGAAAGGGTTTAAAAAGATACATTTGGAAGTAGGAGAAGAAAAGGAAGTCGTGTTTGAGATAAGGGAAGAAATGCTCAGATTCCATAACGAGAATATGGAATATGTATCGGAAAAAGGCAAATTCCAACTCATGATAGGTCCAAATTCAAAAGATGTCCAGACGGTGGAGTTTGAGTTGAGATAA
- a CDS encoding iron-containing alcohol dehydrogenase, whose amino-acid sequence MYHGEKAAFGTLAQLVLQNGSIEEIEEFLDFCTKVGLPVTLEQMGVVEKVEEKIKLVSEAACAEGETIHNIPFKVTPDMVYAAILTADKLGKEYLQRQ is encoded by the coding sequence TTGTACCATGGAGAAAAAGCAGCTTTTGGTACACTTGCTCAGTTAGTGCTACAAAACGGTTCGATAGAGGAAATTGAAGAATTCTTAGACTTCTGCACAAAAGTTGGGCTTCCAGTAACATTAGAGCAGATGGGAGTTGTGGAAAAGGTTGAAGAAAAAATCAAATTGGTTTCAGAAGCTGCTTGTGCAGAAGGAGAAACTATTCACAACATTCCATTCAAGGTAACGCCAGATATGGTCTATGCAGCGATTCTTACAGCTGATAAGCTGGGAAAGGAGTATCTTCAAAGACAGTAA
- a CDS encoding radical SAM protein yields MNPSRPRPKNIEFEITTACNYNCLHCYCNAGKKSRYELSTEEIKLVIDQLVEADAELLDIVGGEPLLRQDIYEVLSYGYSKGLKMLMNTNASLATPEVCEKLKRACPELSIGVSLDGPIPEIHEKIRGKGTFEKTLAGLKNFILAGFDVTILFVVNRLNYKYVEDMITLAQDLGTALYVDRFVPVGRGLLNKDLLMPERTHVEFVRDRLNSYSSDVELHIEENIIGEKCTAGRTHASILVDGTVVPCGHFRYSPEFYMGNIREKSFKEIWYSYNPSVLLPNVCASCELYDTSCYAGCLAYSHLIFDGKDELICQKV; encoded by the coding sequence ATGAACCCATCACGCCCTCGTCCAAAGAATATCGAATTCGAGATAACCACAGCTTGTAATTATAATTGTCTGCATTGTTACTGTAACGCTGGGAAGAAGTCAAGATACGAATTGTCAACCGAAGAGATAAAGCTCGTCATCGACCAGCTTGTAGAGGCTGATGCAGAGCTTTTAGATATAGTCGGTGGTGAGCCTCTTTTAAGGCAAGATATATATGAAGTTCTTTCATACGGATACTCCAAAGGCTTAAAAATGCTCATGAACACGAACGCATCGTTAGCAACGCCTGAAGTGTGCGAAAAGTTGAAAAGAGCATGTCCGGAGCTTTCAATAGGTGTCTCTTTGGATGGTCCTATCCCAGAAATCCACGAGAAGATTCGAGGCAAGGGAACTTTTGAAAAGACACTTGCTGGTTTGAAGAATTTCATCTTGGCAGGATTCGATGTGACGATTCTTTTTGTTGTCAATCGGCTGAATTATAAGTATGTAGAAGATATGATTACTTTAGCGCAAGATTTAGGAACTGCTCTGTATGTCGATAGGTTTGTTCCTGTTGGAAGAGGGCTTTTAAATAAGGATTTATTAATGCCAGAGAGAACACATGTAGAATTTGTCAGGGACAGATTAAATTCTTATTCAAGCGATGTTGAGTTGCATATTGAGGAAAATATCATAGGTGAGAAGTGCACGGCTGGAAGGACGCATGCCTCTATCCTTGTTGATGGAACAGTCGTCCCTTGCGGACATTTCAGATACAGCCCAGAATTCTATATGGGCAATATCCGGGAAAAGAGTTTTAAAGAAATTTGGTATTCTTACAATCCATCAGTTCTTTTGCCTAACGTGTGTGCGAGTTGCGAGTTGTACGACACTTCATGCTATGCCGGATGTTTGGCTTACTCGCATTTGATATTCGATGGCAAAGATGAGCTGATTTGCCAGAAAGTATAA
- a CDS encoding thiamine pyrophosphate-dependent enzyme gives MPLNAIELAKMFHDKNPGMTQGHRMCPGCAAPNVVRFALMTAIAKGYEPIIGIATGCLEVSTTIYPYTAWNIPYIHNAFENVAATISGVETAYRALLRKGELDKDKKYAFFAFGGDGGTYDIGLQSLSGAVERGHKFIYIVYDNEGYMNTGNQRSGATPPGSDTTTAPVGKKLAGKLQLKKNLVEIMASHENVYVATVSTSDPVDFMKKIEKALEFDGPSFIAAYSPCVRFWRVADDKAVDMSKLAIETLYWPLYEVERGVYRVTKKVSNPKPVAEYIKAQGRFKPMLSRPDAQEILDELQEYVNRRYERLLALEEATKDKPIR, from the coding sequence ATGCCTTTGAATGCTATAGAACTTGCGAAGATGTTTCATGATAAAAATCCTGGAATGACACAAGGTCACAGAATGTGTCCAGGATGTGCCGCTCCAAACGTAGTAAGGTTCGCACTCATGACAGCTATTGCTAAAGGATACGAACCGATCATAGGAATCGCAACGGGTTGTCTCGAAGTTTCTACAACAATTTATCCATACACAGCTTGGAATATTCCTTATATACACAACGCATTCGAGAACGTTGCAGCAACAATAAGCGGTGTTGAGACAGCATACAGGGCTCTGCTCAGAAAAGGAGAACTCGATAAAGACAAGAAATACGCATTCTTCGCATTTGGTGGAGATGGCGGTACATATGACATCGGTCTTCAATCGCTCTCCGGCGCAGTCGAAAGAGGCCACAAATTCATCTACATTGTTTACGACAACGAAGGTTACATGAACACAGGTAACCAGAGATCCGGTGCAACACCTCCAGGTTCAGACACAACAACAGCACCGGTTGGAAAGAAACTCGCAGGTAAGCTCCAGCTGAAGAAAAACCTTGTTGAAATAATGGCATCACACGAAAACGTATACGTTGCAACCGTATCAACTTCTGATCCCGTAGACTTCATGAAAAAGATAGAAAAAGCCCTTGAATTCGATGGACCATCATTCATCGCAGCTTACTCACCATGTGTCAGATTCTGGCGCGTTGCAGATGACAAAGCAGTTGACATGAGCAAACTCGCCATTGAAACACTCTACTGGCCACTCTACGAAGTCGAAAGAGGAGTTTACAGAGTGACGAAGAAGGTAAGCAATCCAAAACCAGTTGCAGAATACATCAAAGCGCAGGGAAGATTCAAACCGATGCTCTCAAGACCAGACGCTCAGGAAATCTTAGACGAACTCCAGGAATACGTCAACAGAAGATACGAAAGACTCCTTGCTCTTGAAGAAGCAACAAAAGACAAGCCAATTAGATAA
- the porA gene encoding pyruvate synthase subunit PorA, with the protein MPLKQAITGAEAIAYAMKQINPDVVAAYPITPQTPVVEYFAKYVADGVVDTEMIPVESEHSAMSAVVGAAAAGARSFTATAAVGLALMHEIVFIAASLRLPIVMAVANRALSGPINIHCDHSDSMAERDSGWIQLWAENAQEAYDFTVMAYRIAEHPDVRLPVMVNFDGFIISHGVEVVETLDDEVVKNFVGKPIRMNSLLDTSKPVTYGPLDLYDYYFEHKRQQIEAMKHVPKVFKQVAEEFAKISGRKYDLVDEYMVDDAEYIMVALGSTAGTIKHTINELRAQGKKVGLVKPWVFRPFIKAEFQRVLNARKGVVVLDRAASFGAEAPLYEAIKSALYEVAVRPQLGSYVYGLGGRDITPDHIKQAFEDAFKGNLIADEERYLGLRE; encoded by the coding sequence ATGCCTTTAAAACAAGCAATTACAGGTGCAGAAGCGATAGCTTATGCAATGAAGCAAATAAATCCAGATGTCGTGGCAGCCTATCCTATCACGCCACAGACACCTGTTGTTGAGTACTTTGCAAAATATGTTGCTGATGGTGTTGTCGATACAGAGATGATCCCTGTTGAAAGTGAACACTCAGCGATGAGTGCAGTTGTTGGTGCAGCTGCAGCAGGCGCAAGATCATTTACTGCGACAGCAGCTGTTGGTCTTGCTTTAATGCATGAAATAGTTTTTATAGCAGCATCGTTGAGACTTCCAATAGTTATGGCTGTTGCAAACAGAGCACTTTCCGGGCCAATCAACATCCACTGCGACCACAGCGACTCGATGGCTGAAAGAGACAGCGGATGGATTCAACTCTGGGCAGAAAACGCACAGGAAGCATACGACTTCACAGTCATGGCTTACAGAATCGCAGAGCATCCTGACGTAAGACTCCCGGTCATGGTAAACTTCGACGGATTCATCATTTCTCACGGCGTCGAGGTTGTTGAGACACTTGACGATGAAGTTGTGAAAAACTTCGTTGGAAAACCAATAAGAATGAATTCACTGCTCGATACGTCAAAACCAGTAACATATGGTCCACTCGATCTGTACGACTACTACTTCGAACACAAACGCCAACAAATTGAAGCGATGAAGCATGTTCCTAAAGTATTCAAACAAGTTGCAGAAGAATTTGCTAAGATTTCCGGAAGAAAATACGACTTGGTTGACGAATACATGGTTGACGATGCAGAATACATAATGGTTGCGCTTGGTTCCACGGCAGGAACAATCAAGCACACAATCAACGAACTCAGAGCTCAAGGAAAGAAAGTTGGATTAGTCAAACCATGGGTATTCAGACCATTTATTAAGGCTGAATTCCAGAGAGTACTCAACGCAAGGAAAGGCGTCGTAGTGCTCGACAGAGCAGCATCGTTTGGTGCAGAAGCTCCACTTTACGAAGCAATAAAATCTGCACTTTACGAAGTCGCGGTAAGACCACAACTTGGAAGCTATGTATATGGTCTTGGTGGAAGAGACATAACACCTGATCACATAAAACAAGCATTTGAGGATGCCTTCAAAGGTAACCTCATTGCTGATGAAGAAAGATACCTTGGACTCAGAGAATAA